A region of the Falco rusticolus isolate bFalRus1 chromosome 6, bFalRus1.pri, whole genome shotgun sequence genome:
CATTTGTCAAAATTAACCTGAACAGTGTACAGCCGTTTACATCAGGACAAAATGCTGCCAACCTGCTGGGGCTGCATTTTGTACCCGTTTTGTATGGATGCAGAGAGTTCCCCAAAGGCTGAGCCACCAGAGCATTCAGAAGCACCAAGAGAGGTGTGCTGGTGCGTGGCAGAGAGaaagctgggagaaggcagTTGGAAGGATGGGCCTCTCCTAGTTTCTGAGCTCCGAAGGAAAGGGATTATGAATTACCACCAGTAACAGAGGTGCAGAGTGAAAGAGTGAGATAAAATGGGAACGAAAGTAGCAGAGATAAGGACAGGGGAAACCCAGGCCACAATGGGATTTGGATTAGATTGTTATGGTGACCAAGCCTTTCAAATTAATCTGTGGTCAGAGAAAACCTCAGCATCTGCTGGAGTCATGTCCCCAGTGAGAGAATTCCACTGTCTTCTGGTTTGGGCATCTGGGCAGAGCCTGAGGGGCTGAAAACACGGGTTGGCCCTCGGCACTGAGGGCCGGGAGGCCTGAAGCAAAGTACTTCAGCAGGTATTGCAAAGGGAGTGATGAAAGGCATGTAAAATCAAGACGATACGAAAAGTATTAACATAACCACTCCCGAGTGTTTGGAGTGTGAGAGCCGGGGAGCAGGCCGAGCGGTGAGGGGGGGCAgggccctgcccgccgcgggggATGCTGCCCAGGCACCCCCACAGGCAAGCCCGCGGTCTGCCGGGCCCTGCCGAAAGCAGCGTACGCTGGAAGAGCCAACACCGGAAAAAACAACGATGGGGAATCAGCTCGGCCGCATCCCGGTGGGGCGGGAGAGCGGCGGTGGCGGGATAAGGGGCTCCGGCGGCTCCTCCCGGGGACCTCCCGCCGCGGGGCTGAGGAGCGGGCGGCAGCGCTGCCGCCTCAGCCCGgcaccctcccagctccctccgGCCGCCGCGCTCAAAccggcgggcagggggcggcgaGAAGGGAAGAGCCACCCACCTCGCCCGCAGCCGGTCCGCCGGGAGCCGGCCCCGGTAGAGGGCGCCGAGCCCAGGCTGAGGCGGCTCCGCTGTGGCCTgcgagcggcggcgcggggaCGGCAGCGGCAGGCCCGGGCCCCAGGCGCCTGGAGGAGCCAGGTAATCGCGCCTCGGCCGcgggccccgggccccgccgggccTCCCCGCGCGGGGGCGGGCGCCGGCCGGCCTCTGCTGGGGCAGCGGGCAGAGAAGCCGGGGCTCCCCGGGCGCTCCGGCCCGCGGCGGGCCCGGCACCGGAGGGCCCTACCGGCGGGCCAGGGCCcgtccctggggctggggcggggTGGCCTGCGGGCCCCCACCGCACGCCGCGGAGGCTGGCGTCGGCTTGGCCACCTGCTTTTGAACGGGCTTCCAGcctcccgccgcgcccggccTCGCATCCCCCGGGCGGGCCGGCCTACCCGCGCCCGGGCTCCGTGAGGGGAAGCGGCCGCCGGGGGCGCTGCTGgccccgggcaggggctgccgTGGCGCCCAACGCGGAGCAAAGATCGAGCGCCAAAATAAGTAATTACAGTTGTTTACACTTTCAAATAACTCCTCTAGGAATTTGTCCCCCAACTGAGGAGAGGCGTAAGTCTTCAGCGAGGACTGCACCAGCCTAAATTTTAAACCATGTGTTATATATTTTAAGTTcacatatttaaatacagaaagcCGAGGGAGGTGtggttggttttatttggaCGGTAACTGACTCGTTGATCAGGGCTTTTTGCGGGCCACAAAAAGTGCCTCATTCAGATTTCGGCCGAGTTCACTTGGATGTGGGGAAAACAAACCCTAGTTTTGTGAAGAAACGCTCGTTTCCACACTTCCAAGGCCATAATAAAAGCCAGTGCCCCACCTAGCTAGGAAGGACTGTAAATCAATTTCTAAGAGAGCTGAAAgacatttggggtttttggggggtgtttTCACCTGCTTTTCCCAGGCTAGAGATTGCTCCAGAAGGCAGTAGTACTGGGAAGCTAGCACATGAGAGGGTTGTTGCTGGTGTCCGTCCTGTTGGGGTACATGGAGGAGTGTTCCTTCTCCTGAACGCTAGCACAATGCTGATTCCCATTCAGAGAAGTGGGAGAACGTTGTGCAGCATTCTGCCATGTGGGAGTGTTGTGGTCTGAGCAGAAGCTGAAGTCAAGCTGCTTTTGACTCTTCTGGGCTTACTTGCTTGCAGTATTGAGCAAGCTGCTTTTATTGAGAGTGAGTGATAATAAATGTAGGTCTCCCTGTGGTTTTTATAACATAGTtaacttcatttctgtttattttgtgaATTGTATTTCAGATGTAGGGAGGAAAATGCCACAAATGTGTTGGACAGTTAATATTAAACACCAGAAAAGGAATTACGAAGGGAGTATTCCGCTGGGGGttttagtgtttgtttttcatgtggTGTTTTAGCTCTTTGTAATGGTGGATAGCGTAGGAGAAGGGCAGATCCTAAAGTCAATATAGCCTTGTGCTTTTAGATGATGTACTGCTCTGTGGGGAACAAGATAATAATCTTTGCGGTAACTATTATGCCATACCTGGAGAAATCCTTCCAATAGTCAGAGCAGTTGCTAATTTTTACATatgaatgtttgttttattttagggTATGCTATGACTGGCTTCAGACTCCCCGTCACTACTTTTAGAAAACTAAATGTCTGGTTTGGACTGTGGGAGAAATTCCCCTCTAATAAACTGTATCCCTCTTGGAGGAGAAGTGTATTCTGTAGCTGTCAAGCAAGCACAGTAAACTACAGaagatgtttcagtttttccccAGTAAAACTCTGTGCACTAAAACTTTCCCCAGAGTATATCTCTGTACTTTCTCTGCGgaacaaaagtaacaaaagcTCTAAAAGGAGCAGACAAACCGTacaagaagaagaggaagaagaggatgaagaTGAAGGGGAAAGCAATTGGGAAGATGAATTTGAAAATGACCCAAATGTAGTAAAAGATTACAAGGATCTTGAAAAAGTAGTGCAGTCTCTTCGATACGATGTGATCATGAAAGCTGGTCTAGACATTGCAAGAAAGTAAGTAAGGAAGAAACAACCTGCTGATGAGAAAGATGTCATGCATCTAAAATTTGAGGTTTGATACCCTTTTGTTGCTGGAATAACTCAGTATGTGAGTTTTCTTTGGGTGTAGCTGTCTTGACTGTCTAAAAATATGTTTCGGTTGTATGGGTGTTCTCGTTTGTTTTACCCTACCTCCCTTGAAAGAgcctattttctgcttttcactgtcTGCGATATTTCTAAGATTGCTGTGGAGGCATTTTCTATCAGCCactattcatttaaaatgaagaaaatgcaaaatactgtaCTAAGTAATACAAAAATATCTAATCTGAGATTGAGGGAGTAAAGTATATGCTACATAACGGCTGTAGAAATAGGAGACGGTAAGTATAAACCTAACATACCAGGTGAACCAGGTTAATGTGCAGTCTATAAATATATCACAATGTTTGATCTAATGCAACCTGCAGAAGCCTTATATTGCAGTGTTGTTAGAACAGAGTATTAGTATAGCAAtcacttaaaaattattaaactggGCGGTGCAGGAAAGGGGACATTATTCGTTGGATATTCAGGGGACAGGCCTTTAGAAATGACTTTTTATTGCTTGCAcctgtggcacagagcagctaTACTCTATTCCTTTAATATCTatgaaagactttttctttaattccagTTCAAGTCTCTCCTGACCTTAAATAAAGGTATCCTTTCTGCGCAAATTAGAGTTGTGGAAATGTGCCTTGCACATGAATGGTGTTCTTGTGTATCTGCAAAGAAACAATTGCATTTGGTCTGCTGCACATTGTAAATGCAATAaaaccttgtttttcttcagtaaagTAGAAGATGCATTCTACCATAATGAACTCAGGCTGAATGGAGAAAAACTATGGAAGAAAAGTAGAACTgtaagactttttaaaatttaaatctttttgtaaAGTGTAAGAAAATAACTAAGGCATGACCTCTTCTCCCTAAATCGCTCTGCAAAGGTGAATGAATAGCGTTGCTAACACCACTTCcagctttgtgtgtgtgtgtgactgtgATTCCCTGGGTAAGACATTATTATCCCCTAGGGGAGACAGGAGACTTGTGTTCTTAGAGTAAAATCTAAGGCTGAAAGTCAGGAGGAAGGCAGACGGCAGCAAGGGCAGAAGTTTCCAAGTTGCTGAAGGAAATGAATGATATATATGCAAGGCTGATGGAGTAGGAATTATTACATCTGAGATATTGATGGAGCAGGCAcatgattaaagaaaaagagaaagtttgATGATGGAAAGGGATTGAAATTGGGGTAGCTCAGGACATGTTATTGTACCTGTAATAGAGCACACAGGAACGCAGTTAGGAGAAGAGCCAGAAGGGTTGCAGCCCATACTCTTTTTACAGCAGAGCTCACCAGAATGGTGACATATTTGTATGCACCCCTTCTGTGAGGGTGATCCTAGGTGGTGTCATCAAAGgacaataggaaaaaaaggtttagtACCCAATCCCTTAAAGTTAAGGCTAGTTTTTGATAGGCATACTGCTTTTGTGACACTTGAAAGGAGCACAAGCAGTTGAAGAGTGCTCtggtttttaaaacactttaaactgttttaaaggcaggagggagaactttgcattttgctgttttgtgtcAGCGTTGATAAAAAAAAGATTGGCAGGAAACacccttcaggaaaaaaaaataccacgTTACACCTTTTTCACTGAGTTAGGTGTTGGTTGTAGAACAGGAAGGGTAAAGCTCTTGGCGGAGAAAGTTGTGAGATTTAATTGCCTGTTGCCAGGGCTTGCCTAGATGTTCATAGCTGGAGGATCTATAGTCAGTCGGTCTAGTATTGcttgccttcctctgctgctgtgagatAAGGATATTAAACGGAACgaaaggaacaaaattaaaattggaCATAGACTGTGGGGATTTGTTTTCCCCAGGGAATGTTAATAATCActcatcttctctttctgtttccagGTGAAAGTTGGTGACACCCTGGATCTCATAGTAGGTGAAGATAAAGAAACAGGAACTGCTGTAGTTATGCGGGtagtctttaaaaaagtatCTAACAAAACCgaaagtgaaaaatacaaagtaattttGAGGCGCTGGAAAAACTTAAAGGTGCCCAAACAGGATGTACTTAAGTAACAGTGGGTTGCATGTGGCACTGTAAGATTTTTGCAGAAAACCATTATTTGTTGTTAAATATGAATTTTGGTTAAACAAAATTACAGTACCCTTTTTTAAGGGCTTGTGTCAGAATATTAGCTCCCTCTGCTGTGTACATCAATATTCATACAATAAGCCTGTCATTTTTTGCtgttagttttctttcatgGTACTGTGGGATAAAAGAACCAACCCTTACGTTTCCAGGCAGTTCCCTTACAGATGTTAGAAATAATGAACCAATAAAGACTAATTTGATCAGTGTTTAATTGCTGTCTAATTTTGTTCATTGGAAAGGTTACATTAAAGCTGACAGTACCACAAGCAGAACTGCTTTCTTAGTTTTCTCTCTAGATTCGTGAAATAGTTAGGGATGATAGGGATAAAACCCCCAGTTATGTAAAATTGCTTCCTCTTTCATTATTGGTTTGGTCTTGGTTAAGAATACCAACTCTGTGCTTCTGTACGCTCCTGCTATACCAAGAATACAGAAGGATACTGATTGCAGCTGTGTATTTCTAAGCAGGAATCCTCACGGTGCCACAGAATGAATGATGGCAGTGATTGCTCTCAGGGAGAAGGCAGATCAGGGAGGATATGCATGTAGTACTGctgatttttagtatttaagTAGCCGTGCAgagcaaaaatgaaatgttggCTTGTCACATATTCATTTCAGTGTGGCATTTAAGAGAATATTTAATACTTGGGTGATGTAAAGATCCAAGCAAAGGTCAGACCATACTGTGGTGAAAAGCTCACGTCTGTCTTACTACAGGAAAATACTGTCAACTTAGGACAGGCATCTTTGGAGTAACTGTTCACACTTGAAAACATTAcaacaggggtcctcaaactttttaaccagggggccggcgtgcggatgcagtggcaggcagtcatctgcggctgcttggttttcccccccaacccccggcggggggggctgtaaataccaggggccggattgaggaccctggggggctgtagTTTGAAGACCCCTGCGTTACAACCTATCCGTCTCCCAACACAAGCAACTTGTGTGAACTGTGGCACAGGCAGAGATTTTATTCTATGTGTTTAGACAGCCACaagcaggtgtgtgtgtgtaggacAACTGGCCAGTAGGAGCAGCTAGCTACTGCTCGTCCAGTCCATGGTCTGCTCCCTACCTGCTCTGGAGAGCccagagggaagaagagagtAGGCAGCAGGAGCATATTCCAGGACACTTTTTCTTTGGTGTTCCTGAAATCTAAATGCACTGGCAAGGAACTGTTGCTCACAAAGCAGACCTAGTGCTCTGGTTAAGCATCAGACTATGAGGTAAGCATAAAAGCTCTGGGAAAGCGATGACTGGTTTTCACTGCATAAATTGTCTCCGAGGTGAGAGGAAGCGATACTGCTCACCTGGTCAGGAGTGCATGGGAACTGTTGGGCTCAATTGCCAACAGTTACTTGATGACTGTTTAAGCAGGCTGTACCTGCTGCTGTCTGTAGCCTTAAAAGTGGTGGCTACTGTGTGTGggatttaaagtaatttctagCTTTAGGCATAACTAaaatctgtgctgttttgggcttttttttatgAATGTGTAGATGCTTAAAGATGCAGATATATGtgtagttaatattttaaaggcatagtgaccttttaaaaacattggtTCTTGAGAAGACATGATCCTGGAAAGCTTTCCTAGGGGATTTTGGTGATCCTTATACTGCAGACGTTAAGGAATTCAGCATAGCAAGCACCCAGAGGAACATGGCAGGCTGTACTTTCATTGCGGGCTTTGCTGTCTCCACCGTCTTTGTTGGAGCTTGCACCAAGTGCTATGGAAATAAAGAGATGAGCTGCATCCTctgctcccccatcccacctACCATTGCTATTGTAGGTGGCTCCCATAATCTCCAGGGTCACCGAAAGAAACAAGTAGAAAGATgtaaagcaggggtcctcaaactacggcccgtgggctggatacagtctcccagggtcctcaatccgggCCCCCtcaccgggggttgggggggaatCAAacagccgcagatgactgcctgccactgcatccatgcaccagccccctggttaaaaagtttgaggacccctgatgtGGAGGAATGAAactgggttaattaacattgataatatacagctgtgagctggcttcaggggtggtaGGCTGGCTGATgggataaggtgcagctgtggctggttctgtgaagtAGTTgaatagctctaaggggtatggaagaggagcactggatgaagagagatctggaagaagcggaggaagaagagagagtgCCCTGGATGGAGACGAGAATGATGCcgcagaggcaagaagcagagggaccagcctgaagagtatgaagaagcagcatgaacagtagatgaactgttgaaaccttgtgggggattggtggctgtgctggggcaaggtgtgggagccacttactgaagttaacctggtatgggatggtaaaagccttgttgcagccggctagttttgagagtgctgtgacagaaagATGTGTTATGAGCAATATGTCAGTGAGCTCCAGTTGCTGGTCAGTGACCAGTTGTTACCTAAGTGCTTGTCAGAATGTGGTCACACTGCCTGCCGCCTCCAGCAGCAGTAGCTTACACACCAGCGCTTATAGGGCCAGAA
Encoded here:
- the MTRES1 gene encoding mitochondrial transcription rescue factor 1 translates to MTGFRLPVTTFRKLNVWFGLWEKFPSNKLYPSWRRSVFCSCQASTVNYRRCFSFSPVKLCALKLSPEYISVLSLRNKSNKSSKRSRQTVQEEEEEEDEDEGESNWEDEFENDPNVVKDYKDLEKVVQSLRYDVIMKAGLDIARNKVEDAFYHNELRLNGEKLWKKSRTVKVGDTLDLIVGEDKETGTAVVMRVVFKKVSNKTESEKYKVILRRWKNLKVPKQDVLK